One window from the genome of Catenulispora sp. MAP5-51 encodes:
- a CDS encoding glycoside hydrolase family 48 protein — protein sequence MDRSRTRRKPRGRRWRALALALSAALGFGVLATAPPQAAAAAVQCQVTYSANDWGSGFTATATITNVGTTAWTGWTLGYSYSGNQTLQNGWNGTWTQSGKAVTVVNASYNGSVAAGGNVSTSANFTYSGTNTAPTTFTVNGTACTGAHTPPTVALTSPAAGAAYTAPATVPMAATASAASGSTISKVEFYAGTTLACTATAAPYACNWTGAAAGSYSITAEAYDSQGATTTSSPVGITVTAAPTVTVTPSALNLAQGATGTLAVALSAPPAANITVTTARTSGNTGLSVTGGGTLTFTPSNWSTAQNVTITADASGTGNATFTASATGYAPGASVVTETGALGAYEQRFMTQYNKIMNSSNGYFNPLGIPYHSVETLIVEAPDYGHETTSETWSYDIWLQAMYGNISGDWTKFNAAWALMEQYMIPTHADQPTNSAYNASSPAQYAPEEPEPDQYPVALNSSTPVGQDPLAAELQAAYGTSDIYGMHWLEDVDNKYGYGDTPGGGCEQGPNTGKPSYINSYQRGADESVWETIPQPTCEDLKYGGPNGYLDLFDQGQGTAQWKFTDAPDADARTVQAAYWADTWAKAQGKESQVSATVAKAGKMGDYLRYSMFDKYFKQIGDCTSPTACPGGTGKSSDDYLLGWYYAWGGSLSTSGSWAWRIGDGAAAQGYQNPMAAWALVNDPAEAPKGATAATDWSTSLQRQIQFFQWLQSSEGGIAGGATNSWNGQYGTPPAGDPTFYGMAYDWEPVYHDPPSNNWFGMQAWSMERFAEYYYSTGDATVGAILAKWVAWVEPLVTVNSTTGAWQIPSTLTWTGQPNTWNASNPQPNTNLHVAVKDYSQDVGIASALAKTLSYYAAKAKDSTAQTLAKNLLDVMWTNDQDPAGIVTPETRTDYSRFDQTYDPTTHQGLYIPSGWTGKDPFGNTISSTTTNTFLKLRPWYTSDPSFSKVQTYLNGGAAPTFTYHRFWAQSDAAMAQAVYGQLFGA from the coding sequence GTGGACAGAAGCAGGACACGAAGAAAGCCTCGGGGAAGACGGTGGCGAGCCCTCGCGCTCGCGCTGTCCGCCGCCCTCGGCTTCGGGGTGCTGGCCACGGCGCCCCCGCAAGCGGCGGCCGCGGCCGTCCAATGCCAGGTGACGTATTCCGCCAACGACTGGGGAAGCGGGTTCACCGCCACCGCCACCATCACCAACGTCGGCACGACCGCGTGGACCGGGTGGACGCTGGGCTACAGCTACTCCGGCAACCAGACGCTGCAGAACGGCTGGAACGGCACCTGGACGCAGTCGGGCAAGGCGGTGACGGTCGTCAACGCCTCCTACAACGGTTCAGTGGCCGCCGGCGGCAACGTCAGCACGTCCGCCAACTTCACCTACAGCGGCACCAACACCGCGCCCACGACGTTCACCGTCAACGGGACCGCGTGCACCGGCGCCCACACGCCGCCTACTGTCGCGCTCACCAGCCCGGCAGCCGGCGCCGCGTACACCGCCCCGGCGACCGTGCCGATGGCGGCGACCGCCTCGGCGGCGAGCGGCTCGACGATCTCCAAGGTCGAGTTCTACGCCGGGACGACGCTGGCGTGCACCGCCACCGCCGCGCCCTACGCGTGCAACTGGACCGGGGCCGCGGCGGGCAGCTACTCGATCACCGCCGAGGCCTACGACAGCCAGGGCGCGACCACGACCTCCTCGCCGGTCGGCATCACGGTCACCGCCGCCCCGACGGTCACGGTCACGCCGAGCGCGCTGAACCTGGCCCAGGGCGCGACCGGGACGCTGGCGGTCGCGCTGTCCGCGCCGCCGGCCGCGAACATCACGGTCACCACAGCTCGCACGTCCGGGAACACCGGCCTGTCGGTCACCGGCGGCGGCACGCTCACCTTCACGCCGTCGAACTGGTCCACGGCGCAGAACGTGACCATCACCGCCGACGCCTCCGGCACCGGCAACGCCACGTTCACCGCGAGTGCCACCGGCTACGCCCCCGGCGCCTCGGTGGTCACCGAGACCGGCGCGCTCGGCGCGTACGAGCAGCGGTTCATGACGCAGTACAACAAGATCATGAACTCGTCCAACGGATACTTCAACCCGCTGGGCATCCCGTACCACTCGGTCGAGACGCTGATCGTCGAGGCGCCCGACTACGGCCACGAGACCACCTCGGAGACCTGGAGCTACGACATCTGGCTGCAGGCCATGTACGGCAACATCTCCGGGGACTGGACGAAGTTCAACGCCGCGTGGGCGCTGATGGAGCAGTACATGATCCCGACCCACGCGGATCAGCCCACGAACAGCGCCTACAACGCGAGCTCCCCGGCCCAGTACGCGCCGGAGGAGCCCGAACCCGACCAGTACCCGGTGGCGCTCAACTCCTCCACCCCGGTCGGCCAGGACCCGCTCGCGGCCGAACTGCAGGCCGCGTACGGCACCTCGGACATCTACGGCATGCACTGGCTGGAGGACGTCGACAACAAGTACGGGTACGGCGACACCCCCGGCGGCGGCTGCGAGCAGGGCCCGAACACCGGCAAGCCGTCCTACATCAACTCCTACCAGCGCGGCGCCGACGAGTCGGTGTGGGAGACCATCCCGCAGCCGACGTGCGAGGACCTGAAGTACGGCGGCCCGAACGGCTACCTGGACTTGTTCGACCAGGGCCAGGGCACCGCGCAGTGGAAGTTCACCGACGCCCCGGACGCCGACGCCCGCACCGTGCAGGCCGCCTACTGGGCCGACACCTGGGCCAAGGCGCAGGGCAAGGAGTCGCAGGTCTCGGCGACCGTCGCCAAGGCCGGCAAGATGGGTGACTACCTGCGGTACTCGATGTTCGACAAGTACTTCAAGCAGATCGGCGACTGCACCTCGCCGACCGCCTGCCCCGGCGGCACCGGCAAGAGCAGCGACGACTACCTGCTGGGCTGGTACTACGCCTGGGGCGGCTCGCTGTCCACGTCCGGCTCGTGGGCCTGGCGCATCGGCGACGGCGCGGCGGCGCAGGGCTACCAGAACCCGATGGCCGCCTGGGCGCTGGTGAACGACCCGGCCGAGGCCCCGAAGGGCGCCACCGCGGCCACCGACTGGAGCACCAGCCTGCAGCGGCAGATCCAGTTCTTCCAGTGGCTGCAGTCCTCCGAGGGCGGCATCGCCGGCGGCGCGACGAACAGCTGGAACGGCCAGTACGGCACCCCGCCGGCCGGCGACCCGACGTTCTACGGCATGGCCTATGACTGGGAGCCCGTCTACCACGACCCGCCGTCGAACAACTGGTTCGGGATGCAGGCGTGGTCGATGGAGCGCTTCGCCGAGTACTACTACAGCACCGGCGACGCCACTGTCGGCGCGATCCTGGCCAAGTGGGTGGCCTGGGTGGAACCGCTGGTCACGGTCAACAGCACGACCGGCGCCTGGCAGATCCCGTCCACGCTGACCTGGACCGGCCAGCCGAACACCTGGAACGCGTCCAACCCGCAGCCCAACACCAACCTGCACGTCGCGGTGAAGGACTACAGCCAGGACGTCGGCATCGCCTCGGCGCTGGCCAAGACCCTGTCCTACTACGCCGCCAAGGCCAAGGACAGCACGGCGCAGACGCTGGCGAAGAACCTGCTCGACGTCATGTGGACCAACGACCAGGACCCCGCGGGCATCGTCACGCCGGAGACCCGGACCGACTACAGCCGCTTCGACCAGACCTATGACCCGACCACCCACCAGGGGCTCTACATCCCGTCCGGGTGGACCGGCAAGGACCCGTTCGGCAACACCATCTCGTCCACCACGACGAACACGTTCCTGAAGCTGCGGCCCTGGTACACCAGCGACCCGTCCTTCTCGAAGGTGCAGACCTACCTCAACGGCGGCGCGGCGCCGACCTTCACCTACCACCGCTTCTGGGCGCAGTCGGACGCCGCGATGGCCCAGGCGGTCTACGGACAGCTCTTCGGAGCCTGA
- a CDS encoding glycoside hydrolase family 6 protein yields the protein MAAGVTLGVAGGLAALTTTSSSAATGAGCTAVYSVSSDWGSGFGAQVVITNNGPAWTNWTLTYSYAGNQTLQSGWNGNWTQSGKAVTVTNASYNGSVASGGSVTPAANFTYSGTNAAPTSFAVNGVTCTGTTPPPTTPTTTPSTTPTTTPSTTPSTTPSTTPSTTPSTTPSTGGGGGHVANPFVGASQYLSPDYTGEVNAQVASDQSANPTLAASEAKMANYSTAVWMDHIGAIAGDSGSVHHGLQWHLDQALSQQQAGTPETFEVVIYDLPGRDCAALASNGEIPATAAGLTEYESQYIDPISALLANPKYASLRIVAIVEPDSLPNAVTNQSKPACATATPFYETGVEYALNKLHAISNVYNYVDIAHSAWLGWSSNMGPAAQEFAKVARATTAGFASVDGFISDTANYTPTTEPFLPNSTLQVGGNPLDSAKFYQYNPYFDEYDYDQAMYSQLVGQGFSPNVGMLIDTSRNGWGGPNRPTSLNSSPTTVDSYVAANKVDQRSFRGDWCNQNGAGIGARPTVLPYGASNHIIAFVWIKPPGESDGDYPTASHTHGDPHCDPAGTNTDGNGGTYSTGSIPGYDVPAGQWFAAEFQQEVENAYPAL from the coding sequence GTGGCGGCCGGGGTGACGCTGGGAGTGGCCGGCGGGCTCGCCGCGCTGACCACGACCAGCTCCAGCGCGGCGACCGGCGCCGGATGCACCGCGGTCTACTCGGTGAGCAGCGACTGGGGCTCCGGTTTCGGGGCGCAGGTCGTGATCACGAACAACGGCCCGGCCTGGACGAACTGGACGCTGACGTACTCCTACGCCGGCAACCAGACGTTGCAGAGCGGGTGGAACGGGAACTGGACGCAGTCCGGCAAGGCGGTCACCGTCACCAACGCGTCCTACAACGGCTCGGTGGCCTCCGGCGGGAGCGTGACTCCGGCGGCGAACTTCACCTACTCCGGGACGAACGCGGCGCCGACGTCGTTCGCGGTCAACGGTGTCACGTGCACCGGGACCACGCCGCCGCCCACGACGCCGACCACCACCCCGTCCACGACGCCCACCACGACGCCGTCGACCACGCCCTCGACGACCCCGTCCACCACGCCTTCCACCACGCCCTCGACGACGCCGAGCACCGGCGGCGGAGGCGGGCACGTGGCGAACCCGTTCGTGGGCGCCTCGCAGTATCTGAGCCCGGACTACACCGGCGAGGTCAACGCCCAGGTGGCGTCCGACCAGTCGGCGAACCCGACGCTGGCCGCCTCCGAGGCGAAGATGGCGAACTACTCGACCGCGGTCTGGATGGACCACATCGGGGCCATCGCCGGCGACAGCGGCAGCGTTCACCACGGTCTGCAGTGGCACCTGGACCAGGCGCTGTCCCAGCAGCAGGCCGGGACCCCGGAGACCTTCGAGGTCGTCATCTACGACCTGCCGGGCCGGGACTGCGCGGCGCTGGCCTCCAACGGTGAGATCCCGGCCACGGCCGCCGGTCTGACCGAGTACGAGTCGCAGTACATCGACCCGATCTCGGCGCTGCTGGCGAACCCGAAGTACGCGAGCCTGCGGATCGTGGCCATCGTCGAGCCGGACTCGCTGCCCAACGCGGTCACCAACCAGAGCAAGCCCGCGTGCGCGACGGCGACGCCGTTCTACGAGACCGGCGTCGAGTACGCGCTGAACAAGCTGCACGCGATCTCCAACGTCTACAACTACGTGGACATCGCGCACTCGGCGTGGCTGGGCTGGTCCTCCAACATGGGCCCGGCGGCGCAGGAGTTCGCCAAGGTGGCCAGGGCGACGACCGCGGGCTTCGCCAGCGTGGACGGCTTCATCTCCGACACCGCCAACTACACCCCGACCACCGAGCCGTTCCTGCCGAACTCGACGCTGCAGGTCGGCGGGAACCCGCTGGACTCGGCGAAGTTCTACCAGTACAACCCGTACTTCGACGAGTACGACTACGACCAGGCGATGTACAGCCAACTGGTCGGCCAGGGCTTCTCGCCGAACGTCGGCATGCTCATCGACACCTCGCGCAACGGCTGGGGCGGTCCGAACCGGCCGACGTCGCTGAACTCCTCGCCGACGACCGTCGACAGCTATGTCGCGGCCAACAAGGTGGACCAGCGGTCCTTCCGCGGCGACTGGTGCAACCAGAACGGCGCGGGGATCGGGGCGCGGCCGACGGTGCTGCCGTACGGGGCGTCCAACCACATCATCGCGTTCGTGTGGATCAAGCCGCCCGGTGAGTCGGACGGCGACTACCCGACCGCCTCGCACACCCACGGCGACCCGCACTGCGACCCCGCCGGGACCAACACCGACGGCAACGGCGGGACGTACAGCACCGGGTCGATCCCCGGGTACGACGTGCCGGCCGGCCAGTGGTTCGCCGCCGAGTTCCAGCAGGAGGTGGAGAACGCCTACCCGGCGCTGTGA
- a CDS encoding cellulose binding domain-containing protein, which translates to MRRSLKNGLSAVLGAVLAVAGLGTVSLSLSGTSAAAASSAPAASGSGYTWQNVPIVGGGFVPDIVFNPGAQNVVYARTDIGGMYRWNQSSASWTPLMDWVGWNNWNEQGVVSVAADPVQTNRVYAAVGMYTNSWDPNNGAILRSTDQGNTWTATALPFKLGGNMPGRGMGERLMVDPDDDAVLYMGMPSGHGLWKSTDYGATWAQVTAFPNVGNYVQDSTDTTGYLSDDQGVAWVAFDKASGTTGGSGTPTKTIFVGVADLQNTVYESTDGGATWSRVAGQPTGFLAHKGLVDPTGSYLYITTSNKGGPYDGSSGDVWKYAIATGTWTQISPVHSSDTSNDYYGYSGMTIDQQHPNTIMVTGYSSWWPDTYLYRSTDGGATWTNAWSYNGYPTRVDKYSLDVSASPWLSWGNNPSPPEETPKLGWMTEGLAIDPFNSDRMMFGTGATLYGTTNLTAWDSTAATAKVKISVMAQGIEETAVNDLVSPPSGAPLLSALGDVGGFRHTDLTKVPSLMYQSPNWGTSTSIDYAESNPNDVVRAGDGSSTVNSAAFSSDDGADWYAASSQPSGVTAGGTVAEAADGSAAVWSPTGAGVNYTTTTGSSWTASTGIPAGAQVRSDRVNPKKFYGFSYATGTFYLSTDGGKTFTASAAANLPSGTAGGAQFHAVPGTEGDLWLAGGSTSGAYGLWHSTDSGATWTKLANVQQADNIGFGAPAPGHTNKALYTIAEIGGVRGIFRSDDYGATWTRINDDQHQWGNIGAAITGDPRVYGRVYVGTNGRGIVYGNLTGSGTSSSSSPSTTPSTTPTTTPSTTPSTTPSTTPSTTPSTSSSSSAPAGACHVTYTKASEWGGGYTANITVANTGATPWTAWTVTWTYPGDQKITNAWNATATQTGAAVSATNMAYNGSVATGSSASFGVQGTWTANDTSPTAFSVNGATCS; encoded by the coding sequence ATGCGAAGAAGCTTGAAGAACGGCCTGAGCGCGGTGCTCGGCGCGGTGCTGGCCGTCGCCGGGCTCGGGACCGTCAGCCTGTCGCTGAGCGGCACCTCCGCCGCGGCGGCATCCTCGGCGCCCGCCGCCTCCGGCTCCGGCTACACGTGGCAGAACGTGCCGATCGTCGGCGGCGGCTTCGTCCCGGACATCGTGTTCAACCCCGGCGCGCAGAACGTCGTCTACGCGCGGACCGACATCGGCGGCATGTACCGGTGGAATCAGAGCTCTGCCAGTTGGACCCCGCTCATGGACTGGGTCGGCTGGAACAACTGGAACGAGCAGGGCGTCGTCTCGGTCGCCGCCGACCCGGTGCAGACGAACCGGGTCTACGCGGCGGTCGGCATGTACACCAACAGCTGGGACCCGAACAACGGAGCCATCCTGCGGTCCACCGACCAGGGGAACACCTGGACCGCGACGGCCCTGCCGTTCAAGCTCGGCGGGAACATGCCGGGGCGCGGGATGGGGGAGCGGCTGATGGTCGATCCCGACGACGACGCGGTGCTGTACATGGGGATGCCCAGCGGGCACGGCCTGTGGAAGAGCACTGACTACGGCGCGACCTGGGCCCAGGTGACGGCGTTCCCGAACGTCGGGAACTACGTCCAGGACTCCACCGACACCACCGGCTACCTCTCGGACGACCAGGGCGTCGCGTGGGTCGCGTTCGACAAGGCCTCCGGGACGACCGGCGGCTCCGGGACCCCCACCAAGACCATCTTCGTCGGCGTCGCGGACCTGCAGAACACGGTCTACGAGTCGACCGACGGCGGCGCCACCTGGAGCCGGGTCGCCGGGCAGCCGACCGGCTTCCTCGCGCACAAGGGCCTGGTGGACCCGACCGGGAGCTATCTGTACATCACGACCAGCAACAAGGGCGGGCCGTACGACGGCAGCTCCGGGGACGTGTGGAAGTACGCGATCGCCACCGGCACCTGGACGCAGATCAGCCCGGTGCACTCCAGCGACACCTCGAACGACTACTACGGCTACAGCGGAATGACCATCGACCAGCAGCACCCGAACACCATCATGGTCACCGGCTACAGCTCGTGGTGGCCGGACACGTACCTCTACCGTTCCACCGACGGCGGCGCGACGTGGACGAACGCGTGGTCCTACAACGGCTATCCGACCCGCGTCGACAAGTACTCGCTGGACGTGTCCGCCTCGCCGTGGCTCTCGTGGGGCAACAACCCCTCGCCGCCGGAGGAGACGCCGAAGCTGGGGTGGATGACCGAGGGGCTGGCCATCGACCCGTTCAACAGCGACCGCATGATGTTCGGCACCGGCGCGACGCTGTACGGCACGACGAACCTGACGGCCTGGGACTCCACCGCCGCCACCGCCAAAGTGAAGATCTCGGTGATGGCGCAGGGCATCGAGGAGACCGCGGTCAACGACCTGGTCTCGCCGCCGTCCGGGGCGCCGCTGTTGTCGGCGCTCGGCGACGTGGGCGGATTCCGGCACACGGACCTGACCAAGGTGCCGTCGCTGATGTATCAAAGCCCGAACTGGGGCACGTCCACGAGCATCGACTACGCCGAGTCGAACCCGAACGACGTGGTCCGCGCCGGCGACGGCAGCTCGACGGTGAACTCGGCGGCGTTCTCCTCCGACGACGGCGCCGACTGGTACGCCGCGTCGTCGCAGCCCTCGGGCGTCACGGCGGGCGGCACGGTCGCCGAGGCCGCGGACGGCAGCGCGGCGGTCTGGTCGCCGACCGGTGCCGGGGTGAACTACACGACGACGACCGGGAGCTCCTGGACCGCCTCGACGGGGATCCCGGCCGGGGCGCAGGTGCGCAGCGACCGGGTCAACCCGAAGAAGTTCTACGGGTTCTCCTATGCCACGGGCACGTTCTACCTCAGCACCGACGGCGGCAAGACGTTCACCGCCTCGGCGGCGGCGAACCTGCCTTCCGGGACGGCGGGAGGTGCTCAGTTCCACGCGGTTCCCGGCACGGAGGGCGACCTGTGGCTGGCCGGCGGCTCGACGTCCGGGGCCTACGGGCTGTGGCACTCGACGGACTCCGGGGCGACCTGGACCAAGCTGGCGAACGTGCAGCAAGCCGACAACATCGGCTTCGGCGCGCCGGCGCCCGGCCACACGAACAAGGCGCTGTACACGATCGCCGAGATCGGAGGCGTGCGGGGCATCTTCCGCTCCGACGACTACGGCGCCACCTGGACCCGGATCAACGACGACCAGCACCAGTGGGGCAACATCGGTGCGGCCATCACCGGTGATCCGCGGGTGTACGGACGCGTGTACGTCGGGACGAACGGTCGCGGGATCGTGTACGGGAACCTGACGGGGTCGGGGACGAGTTCCTCTTCATCCCCCTCGACCACGCCCTCGACCACTCCCACGACCACGCCCTCCACGACGCCCTCCACGACGCCGTCGACCACGCCTTCGACGACGCCCAGCACGTCCTCGTCGTCCAGCGCCCCGGCAGGGGCCTGCCACGTGACGTACACCAAGGCGAGCGAATGGGGCGGCGGCTACACCGCGAACATCACGGTCGCCAACACCGGCGCGACCCCGTGGACCGCCTGGACGGTCACCTGGACCTACCCCGGCGACCAGAAGATCACCAACGCCTGGAACGCCACGGCGACCCAGACCGGAGCCGCGGTCAGTGCCACGAACATGGCCTACAACGGTTCCGTCGCCACGGGATCGTCGGCGTCGTTCGGCGTGCAGGGCACGTGGACGGCGAACGACACCAGTCCGACAGCCTTTTCCGTGAATGGTGCGACTTGTTCCTGA